Proteins encoded together in one Streptomyces sp. NBC_01408 window:
- a CDS encoding DUF2254 domain-containing protein: MCAAPVRTMMSWAARFRLRQYAKASLWIVPLIGLLLGAVLAEWAAGVDGAGWLPHTWQYSASTASTVLSSVVGSMVALLGFVVTIGVLVVQQATGTLSPRYMRLWYRDRLQKAVLATFTGTFAYAYSLLRGIEPNSVPDLGVTLSGVAVSASLVLLLIYLNRFTHNLRPVAIADLVGRLGEKVLVRGTERIHRHAAHDGASVPPAGPVTPIRSEPGGVIQAFDAAGLIAAAVRHDCVLVLAHQVGDFVPPGTTLVEAHGSARTPDPRRVAGLVALGTERTIEQDPAFALRILVDIAIRALSPAVNDPTTAVQVLNHIDTFLHVVGRVRLRGRYVLADDRGRPRLVVPGRSWEDYLRVGVTEIREYGATSLQVCRRLRALLEDLLETQPAHRLPAVRAELALLDESVERTFADPARRASARTADRQGIGGARHPRSEPSP; the protein is encoded by the coding sequence ATGTGTGCCGCACCGGTGCGCACGATGATGTCCTGGGCGGCACGCTTCCGGTTGCGGCAGTACGCCAAGGCAAGCCTGTGGATCGTCCCCCTGATCGGGCTTCTGCTGGGGGCGGTGCTCGCCGAATGGGCCGCCGGCGTGGACGGAGCGGGCTGGCTGCCGCACACCTGGCAGTACTCCGCCTCGACGGCGAGCACGGTGCTCAGCTCGGTCGTCGGGTCCATGGTCGCCCTGCTGGGGTTCGTCGTGACCATCGGTGTACTCGTCGTCCAGCAGGCCACGGGAACCCTGTCCCCACGCTACATGCGCCTGTGGTACCGCGACCGGCTCCAGAAGGCCGTGCTGGCCACGTTCACCGGAACCTTCGCCTACGCCTACTCCCTCTTGCGCGGCATCGAGCCGAACTCCGTCCCCGACCTGGGGGTGACCCTGTCCGGCGTGGCCGTCTCCGCCAGCCTGGTGCTGCTGCTCATCTACCTCAACCGGTTCACCCACAACCTCCGGCCCGTGGCCATCGCCGACCTGGTGGGGCGCTTGGGCGAGAAGGTGCTCGTCCGGGGAACGGAACGCATCCATCGCCATGCGGCACACGACGGGGCTTCCGTGCCGCCTGCCGGTCCGGTGACCCCCATCCGGTCCGAACCCGGCGGGGTCATCCAGGCGTTCGACGCGGCGGGGCTGATCGCCGCCGCCGTCCGCCACGACTGCGTCCTCGTACTGGCCCACCAGGTCGGCGACTTCGTGCCGCCCGGCACCACCCTCGTCGAGGCCCACGGCTCCGCGCGGACGCCCGACCCACGCAGGGTGGCCGGGCTCGTCGCCCTCGGAACCGAGCGCACCATCGAGCAGGATCCCGCCTTCGCCCTGCGCATCCTCGTCGACATCGCCATCCGTGCCCTCTCCCCCGCCGTGAACGACCCCACGACCGCCGTGCAGGTGCTCAACCACATCGACACGTTCCTGCACGTGGTCGGCCGTGTCCGGCTCCGCGGCCGGTACGTGCTCGCCGACGACCGGGGCCGGCCGCGACTGGTGGTGCCGGGCCGCAGCTGGGAGGACTACCTCCGGGTCGGCGTCACCGAGATCCGTGAGTACGGGGCCACGTCCCTCCAGGTGTGCAGGCGGCTCCGCGCGCTGTTGGAGGACCTGCTGGAGACCCAGCCGGCCCATCGTCTGCCCGCGGTACGCGCGGAGCTCGCCCTCCTCGACGAGTCCGTGGAGCGGACGTTCGCCGACCCCGCCCGCCGCGCCAGTGCACGGACCGCCGACCGGCAGGGCATCGGCGGTGCGCGGCACCCCCGGAGCGAACCCTCCCCGTGA
- a CDS encoding VOC family protein gives MTVQPIPEGYPRVTPYLCIDGAAAAIDFYVSVLGAQERMRMAAPGGKIAHAELELGNSVIMLADEYPDMGFRSPKAVGGTPVTLHVYVEDVDAVFAEALSRGATQVSPVKTEFYGDRSGQLEDPFGHRWNLSTHVEDVSPDEMRKRSEEAMRSMGSNP, from the coding sequence GTGACTGTCCAGCCCATTCCCGAGGGGTATCCGCGCGTCACGCCGTACCTCTGCATCGACGGGGCCGCGGCCGCGATCGACTTCTACGTCTCCGTGCTCGGCGCGCAGGAGCGGATGAGGATGGCCGCTCCCGGAGGCAAGATCGCCCACGCCGAGCTGGAGCTCGGCAACTCGGTCATCATGCTCGCGGACGAGTACCCGGACATGGGATTCCGCTCGCCGAAGGCGGTGGGCGGCACGCCCGTCACCCTGCACGTGTACGTCGAGGACGTGGACGCGGTGTTCGCCGAGGCCCTTTCCCGGGGCGCCACCCAGGTGTCACCGGTCAAGACCGAGTTCTACGGCGACCGCTCCGGCCAGCTGGAGGACCCGTTCGGCCACCGCTGGAACCTCTCCACGCACGTCGAGGACGTCTCGCCGGACGAGATGCGGAAGCGGTCCGAGGAAGCCATGCGCTCCATGGGGTCCAATCCCTGA
- a CDS encoding TetR/AcrR family transcriptional regulator has product MTTAPLRKDAARNWERIVAVARDLVDEGTPLQLNDVARRASLGVGTVYRHFPTAEALLETVATPCLEALAAHGERALADDDPRRALADFLARTIEAQVTDASLPAVAAAPTDALPRTTELKRTLRSVGAQLLGRAREAGVVRSDLTSDDLVPLMCGIAYAANVHGDPAARRETARRYLAVLLEGLLHRPRARAA; this is encoded by the coding sequence ATGACGACCGCACCCCTGCGCAAGGACGCCGCCCGCAACTGGGAGCGGATCGTCGCCGTGGCCCGCGATCTCGTGGACGAGGGCACCCCGCTCCAGCTCAACGACGTCGCCCGCCGTGCCTCACTGGGCGTAGGCACCGTCTACCGCCACTTCCCCACCGCCGAGGCGCTCCTGGAAACCGTCGCGACCCCCTGCCTGGAGGCACTCGCGGCCCATGGCGAGCGGGCACTGGCCGACGACGACCCCCGGCGCGCCCTCGCCGATTTCCTGGCCCGCACCATCGAAGCGCAGGTCACTGACGCTTCCCTGCCCGCGGTCGCCGCCGCGCCAACGGACGCCCTGCCGCGCACCACCGAACTGAAGCGGACCCTGCGGTCGGTCGGCGCACAACTGCTCGGCCGGGCCCGCGAAGCCGGGGTCGTCCGCTCCGACCTGACCTCCGACGACCTGGTCCCGCTCATGTGCGGAATCGCCTACGCCGCGAACGTCCACGGCGACCCGGCCGCCCGGCGTGAGACCGCGCGCCGCTATCTGGCCGTGCTGCTGGAAGGCTTGCTGCACCGGCCGCGGGCCCGGGCCGCGTAA
- a CDS encoding SDR family NAD(P)-dependent oxidoreductase, translating into MSRTAVVTAGTAGIGWETALGLAAAGFAVTVVGRNAERGARAVERINATEPAHPARFLATDLASLGAVRALAGRIAADGPLTVLVNNVGAMFPDRQDSVDGIEATFAVNHLSPYLLTELLLPALRAGAPSRIVNVTSGAIGVAKRRFDAVEPSGGYYGFHWYGRAKLAHLAYTLDLAERLRSTGTTVFAADPGGAATDMTNGTMSDPKIVSPGLRLLWPLVRRKFERSTAGPASVAARPSVVAATDPALDGRTGLLIGPRAHPVAPFRGSTDARTVADVLRLSKQLAPLVEGR; encoded by the coding sequence ATGAGCCGGACAGCGGTGGTCACGGCAGGAACGGCGGGGATCGGGTGGGAGACCGCCCTGGGACTGGCCGCGGCGGGTTTCGCGGTCACCGTGGTCGGACGCAACGCCGAGCGGGGTGCCCGTGCGGTCGAGCGGATCAACGCCACGGAACCGGCGCATCCGGCGCGGTTCCTGGCCACGGACCTCGCCTCGCTCGGTGCGGTCCGCGCCCTCGCAGGCCGGATCGCCGCCGACGGCCCGCTGACCGTACTGGTCAACAACGTCGGGGCGATGTTCCCGGACCGACAGGACTCGGTCGACGGGATCGAGGCGACGTTCGCCGTCAACCACCTCTCCCCGTACCTGCTGACCGAACTGCTGCTGCCCGCACTGCGAGCGGGCGCGCCGAGCCGGATCGTGAACGTCACCTCGGGCGCGATCGGCGTCGCCAAGCGCCGCTTCGACGCCGTCGAGCCGTCCGGCGGCTACTACGGCTTCCACTGGTACGGCCGCGCCAAGCTCGCGCACCTCGCCTACACCCTGGACCTGGCCGAGCGCCTGCGCTCCACCGGCACCACGGTCTTCGCGGCGGACCCGGGCGGCGCCGCGACCGACATGACCAACGGCACCATGAGCGATCCGAAGATCGTCTCACCGGGACTGCGGCTGCTCTGGCCGCTGGTCCGGCGGAAGTTCGAACGCTCCACCGCCGGACCCGCCTCCGTGGCCGCGCGGCCGTCCGTCGTCGCCGCCACCGACCCCGCACTCGACGGGCGGACGGGTCTGCTCATCGGCCCCCGCGCCCACCCCGTTGCTCCGTTCCGTGGAAGCACCGACGCGCGCACGGTCGCCGACGTCCTCCGGCTCAGCAAGCAGTTGGCACCGCTGGTCGAGGGCCGGTGA